One Metamycoplasma canadense DNA segment encodes these proteins:
- a CDS encoding class II fructose-bisphosphate aldolase, producing the protein MLVNAKEIIKKAYKNKEVLIHININNLEWTKNVLLAANFLKKPIILGVSPSASNYFGGYKVVYNIVTSLIDELKIEIPVVLHLDHGNYEDCLKAIEANFTSIMFDGSKLPFIQNLNLSKKIQKICSIKNISLECEIGRIGGSEDGVFSNIMYTKLEEAIAFKNINVDMLAVGIGNIHGEYPKNWDGINFDLLKEINNNLKIPLVLHGGSGISEEDIKKCIKLGISKINFNTEIQIANAKALSDFIKNNDVMKNKNYNPRKLYSLSNEAIFNKTIEILKKY; encoded by the coding sequence ATGTTAGTTAACGCTAAAGAAATTATAAAAAAAGCTTATAAAAATAAAGAAGTTCTTATTCATATCAACATAAATAATTTAGAATGAACTAAAAATGTATTATTAGCAGCCAACTTCTTAAAAAAACCGATCATTTTAGGAGTAAGTCCGTCTGCTTCAAATTATTTTGGAGGATATAAGGTTGTTTATAATATTGTAACTTCCTTAATAGATGAATTAAAAATTGAAATACCAGTTGTTTTACATTTAGATCACGGAAATTATGAAGATTGTTTAAAAGCTATTGAAGCTAATTTTACTTCTATTATGTTCGATGGGAGCAAACTACCATTTATCCAAAATTTAAATTTATCAAAAAAAATTCAAAAAATTTGTTCGATAAAAAATATCTCACTTGAATGTGAAATTGGGAGAATCGGCGGATCTGAGGATGGTGTTTTTTCTAATATTATGTATACAAAATTAGAAGAAGCAATAGCATTTAAAAATATTAATGTTGATATGTTAGCTGTTGGCATAGGAAACATACATGGCGAATATCCAAAAAATTGAGATGGAATAAATTTTGATTTACTAAAGGAAATTAATAACAATCTAAAAATTCCGCTTGTTTTACACGGTGGGTCAGGTATTTCTGAAGAAGACATAAAAAAATGCATCAAATTAGGAATTAGTAAAATTAATTTTAATACTGAAATTCAGATAGCTAACGCTAAAGCTTTAAGTGATTTTATAAAGAATAATGATGTAATGAAAAACAAAAATTACAACCCAAGAAAACTTTATTCTTTATCTAATGAAGCAATATTTAATAAAACAATAGAAATATTAAAAAAATATTAG
- the rpsB gene encoding 30S ribosomal protein S2, which translates to MSELKTTQETKQVSPEPVIVSREKLLEAGTYFGHRVSRWNPKMKQYIYGKRSGIHIIDIAKTQKTLEYAYKLLNKMAQKPISFIWVGTKKQAKSAIEQAAARTNSVYVSERWLGGTLTNSQTIFKSVRELERLEELQKNGYKGYTKKEGLLNDKKIAKLQKNLGGIRKLAGKAQMPQVMIVASPIEDEIAIREAKRKGLKVFAIHDTNSNPDLVDFVIPANDDSAKSLTLIITILADAIASARGEAQLFAYKNNEEIILPEDPRTSENKEKRFNKPASDEKKSE; encoded by the coding sequence ATGTCAGAATTAAAAACAACACAAGAAACAAAACAAGTTTCGCCAGAACCAGTTATTGTTTCAAGAGAAAAACTATTAGAAGCAGGAACATATTTTGGTCATAGAGTAAGTCGTTGAAATCCAAAAATGAAACAATACATTTACGGAAAAAGATCGGGTATTCATATTATCGATATTGCAAAAACTCAAAAAACATTAGAATATGCTTACAAATTATTAAATAAAATGGCACAAAAACCAATTTCATTTATTTGAGTTGGAACTAAAAAACAAGCTAAGTCCGCTATTGAACAAGCAGCAGCAAGAACAAATTCTGTTTATGTTTCAGAACGTTGATTAGGTGGAACATTAACAAACTCACAAACAATTTTTAAAAGCGTTAGAGAATTAGAAAGATTAGAAGAACTTCAAAAAAATGGTTATAAGGGATATACCAAAAAAGAAGGACTTTTAAATGACAAAAAAATTGCTAAATTACAAAAAAACCTTGGTGGAATTAGAAAATTAGCTGGTAAAGCTCAAATGCCACAAGTTATGATTGTTGCTTCACCAATAGAAGATGAAATAGCAATTAGAGAAGCTAAAAGAAAAGGTTTAAAAGTTTTTGCTATCCATGATACAAATTCAAATCCTGATTTAGTAGACTTTGTAATCCCAGCAAATGATGATTCAGCTAAATCATTAACATTAATAATCACAATCTTAGCAGACGCTATTGCTTCAGCAAGAGGAGAAGCACAATTATTTGCTTATAAAAACAACGAAGAAATTATTCTTCCAGAAGACCCAAGAACTTCAGAAAATAAAGAAAAAAGATTTAACAAACCAGCTTCAGATGAAAAAAAATCTGAATAA
- the arcA gene encoding arginine deiminase, with protein MSVFDSKFKGIHVYSEIGELESVLVHEPGREIDYITPARLDELLFSAILESHDARKEHKQFVSELKANDINVVELTDLVAETYDLASQEAKDKLIEEFLEDSEPVLSEEHKAIVRKYLKGIQPTRKLIEMMMAGITKYDLGIEADHELIVDPMPNLYFTRDPFASVGNGVTIHYMRYKVRQRETLFSRFVFSNHPKLVNTPWYYDPSLKLSIEGGDVFVYNNDTLVVGVSERTDLQTVTLLAKNIVANKECEFKRIVAINVPKWTNLMHLDTWLTMLDKDKFLYSPIANDVFKFWDYDLVNGGSEPQPVENGLPLEGLLESIINKKPILIPIAGEGASQMEIERETHFDGTNYLAIRPGVVIGYSRNEKTNAALEAAGIKVLPFHGNQLSLGMGNARCMSMPLSRKDVKW; from the coding sequence ATGTCTGTATTTGACAGTAAATTCAAAGGAATTCACGTTTATTCGGAAATTGGTGAATTAGAATCAGTTCTAGTTCATGAACCTGGACGTGAAATTGACTATATAACACCAGCAAGGTTGGATGAATTATTATTCTCAGCTATTTTAGAAAGCCATGATGCAAGAAAAGAACATAAACAATTCGTATCAGAATTAAAAGCAAATGATATTAATGTTGTTGAACTAACAGATTTAGTTGCAGAAACATACGACCTAGCATCACAAGAAGCTAAAGACAAACTAATTGAAGAATTCTTAGAAGATTCAGAACCAGTTTTATCTGAAGAACATAAAGCAATTGTTAGAAAATATTTAAAAGGTATTCAACCAACAAGAAAATTAATTGAAATGATGATGGCAGGTATTACTAAATATGATTTAGGTATTGAAGCTGATCATGAATTAATTGTTGACCCAATGCCTAACTTATACTTTACACGTGACCCATTTGCTTCAGTTGGTAATGGTGTTACAATTCACTACATGCGTTACAAAGTTAGACAACGTGAAACATTATTCTCAAGATTTGTATTTTCAAATCACCCAAAACTAGTTAATACTCCATGATACTACGATCCATCACTAAAATTATCAATCGAAGGTGGAGACGTATTCGTTTACAATAACGATACATTAGTAGTTGGTGTTTCAGAAAGAACTGATTTACAAACAGTTACTTTATTGGCTAAAAATATTGTTGCTAACAAAGAATGTGAATTTAAACGTATTGTTGCAATTAATGTTCCAAAATGAACAAATTTAATGCACTTAGATACATGACTAACAATGTTAGATAAAGATAAATTCTTATATTCACCAATTGCTAATGACGTATTTAAATTCTGAGATTACGATTTAGTAAATGGTGGTAGCGAACCACAACCTGTTGAAAATGGATTACCTTTAGAAGGTTTATTAGAATCAATCATTAACAAAAAACCTATTTTAATTCCTATTGCTGGAGAAGGTGCTTCACAAATGGAAATCGAAAGAGAAACACACTTTGATGGAACAAATTATCTAGCAATTAGACCAGGTGTTGTTATTGGTTATTCACGTAATGAAAAAACAAATGCTGCTTTAGAAGCTGCAGGAATTAAAGTTTTACCATTCCACGGAAACCAATTATCACTTGGTATGGGTAATGCACGTTGTATGTCAATGCCTTTATCACGTAAAGATGTTAAGTGATAG
- a CDS encoding S66 family peptidase, whose product MKKVKKLKEGDTVTIVSLSSGLLGEKYCRHSLEIGLKRLNDMGLRTKFSPNALKGIEFIKNNPQERANDLIWAFKDEDTSMILSAIGGFDTYKTIPYILENKEYLSIIKNTNKIFLGYSDSTINHLMFNMLGISSFYGQSFLPDIAELDSSMLEYSKKAFLSLFKEGKIVYKPSKFWYEERNSFGADQINIPRLAHKEKYGYLSIQGKNKFSGILIGGCLESISELFINEDEIKINQKYNLFTEKTDFKNKILLLETSELKSYAKEIKEMLQKISETGCFNQLTGVIIGKPQNETFFFEYKNLFTKFFSQFPNLSVVYNINIGHAYPKMILQLLSKIEIDIENQTITNFKNQFN is encoded by the coding sequence ATGAAAAAAGTTAAAAAATTAAAAGAAGGAGATACTGTAACAATTGTTAGTTTATCATCTGGACTTTTAGGAGAAAAATATTGCAGGCATTCTTTAGAAATTGGATTAAAAAGATTAAATGATATGGGTTTGCGAACTAAATTTTCACCAAATGCTCTAAAAGGAATTGAATTTATTAAAAATAATCCACAAGAAAGAGCTAATGATCTTATTTGAGCTTTCAAGGATGAAGATACTTCAATGATATTAAGTGCAATAGGCGGCTTTGATACTTATAAAACTATTCCTTATATACTTGAAAATAAAGAATATTTATCAATAATTAAAAATACAAACAAAATTTTTTTAGGATATTCAGACAGTACAATAAATCATTTAATGTTTAATATGTTAGGAATTTCTAGTTTTTATGGACAATCTTTTTTACCAGATATTGCAGAACTCGATTCATCAATGCTTGAATACTCAAAAAAGGCATTTTTAAGCCTTTTTAAAGAAGGTAAAATTGTATATAAACCAAGTAAATTTTGATATGAAGAAAGAAACTCTTTTGGAGCTGATCAAATTAATATTCCTAGATTAGCTCATAAAGAAAAATATGGCTATTTATCAATTCAAGGAAAAAATAAATTTTCAGGAATTTTAATTGGCGGTTGTCTAGAAAGTATATCTGAATTATTTATTAATGAAGATGAAATAAAAATTAATCAAAAATATAATTTATTTACTGAAAAAACAGATTTTAAAAACAAAATTTTATTACTTGAAACATCCGAACTTAAAAGTTATGCTAAAGAAATTAAAGAAATGCTACAAAAAATATCAGAAACTGGCTGTTTTAATCAATTAACAGGAGTTATTATTGGTAAGCCTCAAAATGAAACTTTTTTCTTTGAATACAAGAATTTATTTACTAAATTTTTTTCACAATTTCCAAATTTATCTGTTGTTTATAATATCAATATCGGACATGCTTATCCTAAAATGATTTTGCAATTACTAAGCAAAATTGAAATTGATATCGAAAATCAAACAATTACAAATTTCAAAAATCAATTTAATTAA
- the rpoE gene encoding DNA-directed RNA polymerase subunit delta, translating to MNQNEYKTLLDVAEENLKNNQNLDFSELFNSIKEILFERWRSETSETVSDEEILIRKRGELYRLLTIDGKFFRNVDGSWTTIRPDFKN from the coding sequence ATGAATCAAAACGAATATAAAACCTTATTAGATGTTGCTGAAGAAAATTTAAAAAATAATCAAAATCTAGATTTTTCGGAACTTTTTAATTCAATAAAAGAAATTTTATTTGAAAGATGAAGAAGCGAAACTAGTGAAACAGTTTCGGATGAAGAAATTTTAATAAGAAAACGTGGAGAACTATACCGTTTATTAACAATTGATGGTAAATTTTTCCGTAATGTTGATGGAAGTTGAACAACAATTAGACCAGATTTTAAAAACTAG
- a CDS encoding thermonuclease family protein, giving the protein MKTKKIILSFTLTSLIPLSTICLIQCEEKNDFQIINKNEINNKTKTNDEIYLLNEENKIIINKKDYYISNFFQEQKATEVKLVVVNDGDTAFLENIKNNNEKSKFRFFGIDTPETSKKINNIFEPTNGIQYKYGKIAKNFTSDKLKNAKKIWVIPQTTKSIKNKEKNKYFYDKFNRIVAIIIVLNKDGKFICLNKELVINGYSKVAYISLDKKNLFYSNNDNFYHYIKNAEKEAREKEIGIWKEDLRNIYPKD; this is encoded by the coding sequence ATGAAAACAAAAAAAATTATTTTAAGTTTCACATTAACATCATTAATTCCTTTATCAACAATATGTTTAATTCAATGTGAAGAAAAAAACGACTTTCAAATTATTAATAAAAACGAAATTAATAATAAAACTAAAACAAATGATGAAATTTATTTATTAAATGAAGAAAATAAGATTATTATTAATAAAAAAGACTATTATATTTCCAATTTTTTTCAAGAACAAAAAGCAACAGAAGTAAAATTAGTTGTTGTTAATGATGGTGATACGGCTTTTTTAGAAAATATAAAAAACAATAATGAAAAATCAAAATTTAGATTTTTTGGAATTGACACACCTGAAACATCAAAAAAAATTAATAATATTTTTGAGCCCACAAATGGAATTCAATATAAATATGGAAAAATTGCAAAAAATTTTACTTCTGATAAATTAAAAAATGCAAAGAAAATTTGAGTTATTCCTCAAACAACAAAAAGCATTAAAAATAAAGAAAAAAATAAATATTTTTACGATAAATTTAATAGAATTGTAGCCATTATTATAGTGCTTAATAAGGATGGAAAATTTATTTGTTTAAATAAAGAATTAGTTATTAATGGATATAGTAAGGTTGCATATATTTCATTAGACAAAAAAAATCTTTTTTATAGCAATAATGATAATTTTTATCACTATATAAAAAATGCCGAAAAAGAAGCAAGAGAAAAAGAAATAGGAATTTGAAAAGAAGATTTACGCAATATTTATCCTAAAGATTAA
- a CDS encoding helix-hairpin-helix domain-containing protein produces MDLSIKNVARKMNISEQQVTNTLNLLKDGATIPFISRYKKEVTGGLDEEQVAKIGELYEYDAELLKRKEYIKKILEEKKLLDNEINRKIDLAQTKAEVENIYEPFKIGKKTKATEALALGLGVLADLIMTNKDENFNVYKEAKKFINDDTLKTTDEVINQTKFIIAQNISQDISVREFVKNQLIAFGTIVTKKKSNIEDEKQTFKQYYEFNDKVKNIPNHRILAISRGEEKKILSYTIEFNKKPIFYYLNNKFFINKRTAKITNEAIIDALERLIFPSIIREIKNDLFERAEKEAIEVFAQNLEDLLLSPATKNKNILSIDPGYTNGCKCAMLDKNGNYLEGFIIYPHTNSNEKFLDSVKKMHEILNKYNVDLIVIGNGTASRETEEFIDKFLSKRREKNLNLETKFAIVSEVGASVYSASKIAQEEFPDLELEFRSAINIGRKFQDPLNELIKIDPKSLGVGQYQHDINQKQLANKLAFKVDKVVNQVGVDLNTATKFILEYVSGLSKTIAQNIVDYRNENGLFKSRLELKKVKGLGSKAYEQSVGFLRIYDSENFYDQTNIHPDLYQIANKIVKFLDIDIYNIDKKKLQEINKEKLSNDLSLSKYDVDLIIDSLISPGKDIREDKPGFIVNSKIIKLEDIKVGEEIIGQVQNITNFGLFAYIGLKENVLIHIKNMKKSENQYVNHPSELVSIGENINIKIIDIDYENRKIQGKIIW; encoded by the coding sequence ATGGATTTATCAATTAAAAATGTTGCCAGAAAAATGAATATTAGCGAGCAACAAGTAACAAACACTCTTAATTTATTAAAAGATGGTGCAACAATACCATTTATATCACGTTATAAAAAAGAAGTAACTGGCGGATTAGATGAAGAACAAGTAGCAAAAATAGGTGAATTGTATGAATACGATGCTGAACTTTTAAAAAGAAAAGAATATATTAAAAAAATTCTTGAAGAAAAGAAACTTTTAGACAATGAAATTAACAGAAAAATTGATTTAGCTCAAACAAAAGCTGAAGTTGAAAATATTTATGAACCATTTAAAATTGGTAAAAAAACAAAAGCCACTGAGGCTTTAGCTTTAGGATTGGGCGTTTTAGCAGATTTAATAATGACTAACAAAGACGAAAATTTTAATGTCTACAAAGAAGCTAAAAAATTTATTAACGACGATACTTTAAAAACAACTGATGAAGTTATAAACCAAACTAAATTTATTATCGCCCAAAATATTTCGCAAGATATTTCAGTTCGTGAATTTGTTAAAAATCAATTAATAGCTTTTGGAACGATAGTAACAAAGAAAAAAAGCAATATTGAAGACGAAAAACAAACATTTAAACAATATTATGAATTTAATGATAAGGTTAAAAATATTCCTAATCACCGAATTTTAGCTATATCGCGCGGAGAAGAAAAAAAGATTTTATCTTATACCATAGAGTTTAATAAAAAACCAATATTTTACTATTTAAACAACAAATTTTTTATAAATAAAAGAACTGCAAAAATTACAAATGAAGCAATAATAGATGCTCTAGAACGTTTGATATTTCCTTCAATAATAAGAGAAATTAAAAATGATTTATTTGAAAGAGCCGAAAAAGAAGCTATTGAAGTTTTTGCTCAAAATTTAGAAGATTTATTACTTTCACCTGCTACAAAAAATAAAAATATTTTATCAATTGATCCTGGATACACAAATGGTTGCAAATGTGCAATGTTAGATAAAAATGGAAATTATTTAGAAGGATTTATTATTTATCCACATACAAATTCAAATGAAAAATTCCTTGATTCAGTTAAAAAAATGCATGAAATACTAAATAAATATAATGTTGATTTAATTGTGATTGGTAATGGTACAGCAAGTCGAGAAACTGAAGAATTTATTGATAAATTTTTATCAAAAAGAAGAGAAAAAAATCTAAATTTAGAAACAAAATTTGCTATTGTGAGTGAAGTTGGTGCTTCAGTTTATTCAGCTTCGAAAATAGCTCAAGAAGAATTTCCTGATTTAGAATTAGAATTTAGATCTGCTATTAATATTGGAAGAAAATTTCAAGATCCTTTAAATGAGTTAATAAAAATTGATCCAAAATCATTAGGTGTAGGTCAATATCAACATGATATCAATCAAAAACAACTAGCAAATAAATTAGCTTTTAAGGTTGATAAGGTTGTTAATCAAGTTGGCGTTGATTTAAATACTGCAACTAAATTTATTTTAGAATATGTGTCCGGGTTATCAAAAACTATTGCCCAAAATATTGTTGATTATCGTAATGAAAATGGATTATTTAAATCTAGATTAGAATTAAAAAAAGTAAAAGGTTTAGGTTCTAAAGCATATGAACAATCTGTTGGTTTTTTAAGAATATATGATTCTGAAAATTTTTATGATCAAACAAACATTCATCCCGATTTATATCAAATAGCTAACAAGATAGTCAAGTTTTTAGATATTGATATTTACAATATAGATAAGAAAAAACTTCAAGAAATTAATAAAGAAAAACTAAGTAATGATTTGTCATTAAGTAAATATGATGTTGATTTAATTATTGATTCACTTATTTCACCAGGTAAAGACATTAGAGAAGATAAACCTGGTTTTATTGTAAATAGTAAAATTATTAAACTTGAAGATATAAAAGTTGGTGAAGAAATTATAGGACAAGTTCAAAATATAACGAATTTTGGCTTATTTGCCTATATTGGTTTAAAAGAAAATGTCTTAATTCACATAAAAAATATGAAAAAATCAGAAAATCAATACGTTAATCACCCAAGTGAATTAGTTTCAATAGGCGAAAATATAAATATTAAAATTATCGATATAGATTATGAAAACCGAAAAATTCAAGGAAAAATTATTTGATAA
- the pip gene encoding prolyl aminopeptidase yields MFEPIQPYKIGYLKVSDIHEIYYEEVGNPNGEPILFIHGGPGGGISESSRQYFDPKYYRIILFDQRGCGKSIPSAEIKENTTLDLVNDIEKLRKHIGIEKWILFGGSWGSTLSLIYAINFPKSVKGMILRGIFLGRSEDDEYLYQKGASFYFPEAYEEFSSFVKENERNDLIKAYNKYLNSKDLNIAYKAAYHWAKWELGLITMHPIAEIEEVLSNNKSNLELARLENHYFINHIFLEDNYILNNIEKIKNIPTIIIHGRYDMDCRPECAYLLHKKLNNSELNFVIAGHSSKEDEIAKALINATEKFKNLK; encoded by the coding sequence ATGTTTGAACCAATTCAACCTTATAAAATAGGTTATTTAAAAGTAAGTGATATTCATGAAATTTATTATGAAGAAGTTGGTAATCCGAATGGAGAACCAATTTTGTTCATCCACGGAGGTCCAGGGGGAGGAATTTCAGAATCAAGCCGACAATATTTTGATCCCAAATATTACCGTATTATTTTATTTGACCAAAGAGGATGCGGTAAGTCAATCCCGTCAGCAGAAATAAAAGAAAATACAACACTAGATTTAGTTAATGATATAGAAAAATTAAGAAAACATATAGGTATTGAAAAATGAATTCTTTTCGGAGGATCATGAGGTTCAACGTTAAGCTTAATTTATGCTATTAATTTTCCAAAAAGTGTTAAGGGAATGATTTTAAGAGGAATTTTTTTAGGTAGATCTGAAGATGATGAATATTTATATCAAAAAGGTGCTTCATTTTATTTTCCAGAAGCATATGAAGAGTTTTCTTCATTTGTTAAAGAAAACGAAAGAAATGACTTAATTAAGGCATATAACAAATATTTAAATAGTAAAGATTTAAATATCGCTTATAAGGCAGCTTATCATTGAGCTAAATGAGAATTAGGTCTAATAACAATGCACCCTATTGCAGAAATAGAAGAAGTTTTATCAAACAACAAATCAAATTTAGAGCTTGCAAGATTAGAAAATCACTATTTTATTAATCATATTTTTTTAGAAGATAACTATATTCTAAATAACATTGAAAAAATTAAAAATATTCCAACAATTATTATTCATGGGCGTTATGATATGGATTGTCGCCCTGAATGTGCTTATTTATTGCACAAAAAATTAAATAATTCAGAATTAAACTTTGTAATTGCAGGTCATTCATCAAAAGAAGATGAAATTGCAAAAGCATTAATTAATGCTACAGAAAAATTTAAGAATTTAAAATAA
- a CDS encoding DnaD domain protein, with amino-acid sequence MKYLNFYIDNPYDISSKDLINLRKLYSPIIGSLGIAFYHHLYDLHNTNKIKKHDLLETSEFLVLDEEQINKTKEILEGIGLLKTFQDKNGNLIFKLIKPLNANEISNNILVSSILKSKLGENKFNDLINENAIYSYDENNINDVSKNFFDVFGKSIKIETKNDDFDFTIINEDELLNNLSPEKYIHHFTKRELSPTQIFMLKKIKQLNFDNKAINLFIQYSISINNSIVCNYIEKIANDFAKRNLFEANLIDIELSQAINVKRNSCNIKNNWIDKKINNFNNNIDDPLNWDD; translated from the coding sequence ATGAAATATCTAAATTTTTATATTGATAATCCTTATGATATCAGTTCAAAAGATTTAATAAATTTAAGAAAACTTTATTCTCCAATTATTGGTAGTTTAGGTATTGCTTTTTATCATCATTTATATGATTTACATAATACAAATAAAATTAAAAAACATGATTTATTAGAAACCTCTGAATTTTTAGTATTGGATGAAGAACAAATTAATAAAACAAAAGAAATTTTAGAAGGAATAGGATTATTAAAAACTTTTCAAGATAAAAATGGAAATTTAATTTTTAAATTAATTAAACCTTTAAATGCTAATGAAATTTCAAATAATATTCTTGTTTCTTCTATTTTAAAATCTAAATTAGGTGAAAATAAATTTAATGATTTAATTAATGAAAATGCGATTTATTCTTATGATGAAAACAACATAAATGATGTATCTAAAAACTTTTTTGATGTTTTTGGCAAATCAATAAAAATAGAAACCAAAAATGATGATTTTGATTTTACAATTATTAATGAAGATGAGCTATTAAATAATTTAAGCCCTGAAAAATATATTCATCATTTTACAAAAAGAGAATTAAGCCCTACTCAAATTTTTATGTTAAAAAAAATTAAACAATTAAATTTTGATAATAAAGCTATAAATTTATTTATTCAATATTCTATTTCAATAAATAATTCAATTGTATGTAATTATATTGAAAAAATTGCAAACGATTTTGCAAAAAGAAATTTATTTGAAGCCAATCTAATAGATATTGAACTAAGCCAAGCGATAAATGTTAAAAGAAACTCATGCAATATTAAAAATAACTGAATAGATAAAAAAATAAATAATTTTAATAACAATATTGATGATCCTCTAAATTGAGATGATTAA
- a CDS encoding nucleotidyltransferase, whose product MLKIGLIAEFNPFHNGHIFLLNKIKEKYPNSKIIVALSSNYTQRGEIALVPFTKRKKICKKFGVNKVIKLDFETSTQAAHIFAKGSIEKLKKLKIDLLFFGTTDTDDINKYINATKTISKNIDLYNQKVKYFLKQGRSFIYSCYEALKDFISEENIPQDILGFEYTKYIINNNLNIKLDCIKRSIAHSNTETNGVYASGTKLRSMIKENKDISLFSPLKIKKFKKIENTYLKFKKIVKKMSTTKLSKIALMSEGMENLFKKNIEAKSYDEFIQLCTSKRYTSSRIKRVYLYVLKKKYKK is encoded by the coding sequence ATGTTAAAAATAGGTTTAATAGCTGAATTTAATCCATTTCATAATGGGCACATTTTTTTACTTAATAAAATTAAAGAGAAATATCCTAATTCAAAAATAATTGTTGCACTTTCATCAAATTACACACAAAGAGGAGAAATAGCTTTAGTCCCATTTACAAAGCGTAAAAAAATATGTAAAAAATTCGGTGTAAATAAGGTTATTAAATTAGATTTTGAAACTTCAACTCAAGCTGCTCACATTTTTGCAAAAGGTTCAATAGAAAAATTAAAGAAATTAAAAATAGATTTGCTTTTTTTTGGTACAACTGACACAGATGATATTAATAAATATATAAATGCTACAAAAACAATCAGTAAAAATATTGATTTATATAATCAAAAAGTTAAGTATTTTTTAAAACAAGGTAGATCATTTATTTACTCATGTTATGAAGCATTGAAGGATTTTATTTCTGAAGAAAATATACCACAAGATATTTTAGGTTTTGAATATACAAAATACATTATTAATAATAATTTAAACATTAAATTAGATTGTATTAAAAGATCAATTGCTCATAGTAACACTGAAACTAATGGCGTTTATGCTTCGGGTACAAAATTGCGTTCAATGATTAAAGAAAATAAGGATATTTCTTTATTTTCTCCTCTTAAAATAAAGAAATTTAAAAAAATAGAAAACACATATTTAAAATTTAAAAAAATAGTGAAAAAAATGTCTACAACTAAACTTTCAAAAATAGCATTGATGTCTGAGGGGATGGAAAATTTATTTAAAAAAAATATTGAAGCTAAATCATACGATGAGTTTATACAGTTATGTACTTCAAAAAGATATACTTCTTCAAGAATAAAAAGAGTATATTTATATGTATTGAAAAAGAAATATAAAAAATAA